The Bacteroidales bacterium genome window below encodes:
- a CDS encoding GNAT family N-acetyltransferase, whose protein sequence is MIRIVSFSFSNHDLFKQSFAIRQAVFVKEQGVPEELEHDEHEKTVSHYLALYNNIPVGTARWRKTEQGIKLERFAVLPEYRNKGIGDALVKKVLEDVVPFNKLVYLHSQLPACNLYKRAGFEIAGDVFYEAGMAHCKMVLKS, encoded by the coding sequence ATGATTCGAATTGTTTCATTTTCTTTCTCCAATCACGATTTATTCAAACAATCTTTTGCTATTCGTCAGGCAGTTTTTGTCAAAGAACAAGGGGTGCCGGAAGAACTGGAACACGATGAACACGAAAAAACCGTCTCACATTACCTTGCATTATACAACAATATTCCCGTGGGCACTGCCCGCTGGCGTAAAACGGAACAAGGTATCAAACTAGAACGCTTTGCTGTTTTGCCTGAATACCGGAACAAAGGAATAGGCGATGCTTTGGTAAAAAAAGTCCTTGAAGATGTAGTACCTTTCAACAAGTTGGTATATCTGCATTCGCAGCTTCCTGCCTGCAATTTATACAAACGTGCCGGTTTTGAAATTGCCGGCGACGTCTTTTATGAAGCTGGAATGGCGCATTGTAAGATGGTGCTGAAATCTTAA
- a CDS encoding ABC transporter permease — translation MRTILFILQKEFIQIRRNRMMIPIIFVLPLVQLLILVNAANMEMKHIKMCIVDNDLSSSSRLLAGKFSNSRFFTVKGNTFNLNDAMKQIENDEADMILNVPSGFERTLLRENSAKVQLLFNAINGTVAGISNAYASQIIAGYNQEIISKWFKVSDIPVGISMINIIPSFWYNPDMNYKIFMVPAILVLLVTIIGVALAAMNIIREKEMGNIEQINVTPIRKIHFIIGKLLPFWIIALVMLSFGLFIGKIIYDIPIEGNLGLLFGVAGIYLLLMQGFGLMISNTASTMQQALFGAFGFLIVFIMMSGIFTPTESMPHWAQIINYGNPIAYFMKLIRMILLKGSGFADIYKDFMILLGYGLIVITIAIVRYRKVT, via the coding sequence ATGCGAACGATATTATTCATATTGCAAAAAGAGTTTATACAGATACGGCGCAACCGGATGATGATACCGATAATCTTTGTTCTTCCCTTGGTACAGTTGCTCATTCTTGTAAATGCAGCCAATATGGAAATGAAACACATCAAAATGTGCATAGTGGATAATGACTTAAGCAGTTCGTCTCGCTTATTGGCAGGGAAGTTTAGCAATTCCAGATTTTTTACCGTTAAAGGCAATACATTCAACCTGAATGATGCCATGAAACAAATTGAAAATGACGAAGCGGATATGATACTTAATGTTCCTTCTGGTTTTGAGCGTACCTTGCTGCGCGAAAATTCTGCCAAAGTGCAATTACTGTTTAATGCTATAAATGGAACGGTAGCGGGTATTAGTAATGCTTATGCCAGCCAGATTATTGCCGGATATAATCAAGAGATTATTTCAAAGTGGTTTAAAGTTTCGGATATACCGGTGGGTATAAGCATGATAAACATTATTCCTTCTTTCTGGTACAATCCCGATATGAATTACAAAATCTTCATGGTTCCGGCCATATTGGTGCTTTTAGTAACAATTATCGGAGTGGCACTGGCAGCCATGAACATTATCAGGGAAAAAGAAATGGGAAATATTGAGCAAATAAATGTAACACCCATAAGAAAAATACATTTTATTATCGGGAAACTTCTTCCATTTTGGATTATTGCCCTTGTGATGCTTTCTTTTGGCCTTTTTATCGGGAAGATAATTTATGATATTCCTATTGAAGGGAATCTGGGCTTGCTTTTTGGTGTTGCCGGTATATATCTTTTGTTGATGCAGGGCTTCGGGCTGATGATTTCAAATACGGCATCTACCATGCAACAGGCTTTATTTGGTGCTTTTGGATTTCTTATCGTGTTTATCATGATGAGCGGAATTTTTACACCGACAGAAAGCATGCCTCATTGGGCACAGATAATTAATTATGGCAATCCCATTGCTTATTTCATGAAGCTTATCCGCATGATATTACTTAAAGGCTCAGGCTTTGCCGATATTTATAAAGACTTCATGATATTGTTGGGATATGGACTAATTGTAATTACAATAGCCATTGTGAGATATCGTAAAGTTACATGA
- a CDS encoding DUF4173 domain-containing protein — translation MKKNDFLLIISVALYSALFYRQSPGINFMLFSFALIILLLIRNKTLIKNTYWYVAAAGSIVSGVCVMLYGTWLAFFANMVSLSLISALSISKNSSVLLAGIYALYSYVSSIGFMIVDFIERRSTKNKPMGSKFWIKLSIGVGIFAVIVLFFFLYQQSNPLFKDLTRKINLDFISWPWVRFTFLGFLILYGFFYHRNFPAIYRWDVNIPENLQQSNYEEKGNIFFGKKLNETLERRSGVILLALLNVLLLVVNVLDVVYLWITRQLPEGMTLAESLHQGTGTLIVSIVLAIIIILFYFRGCLNFSDKNKYIKWLAYVWILQNVFVLVSTGYRNLLYISEYSLTYKRLGVYVWLLLTILGLITTFYKLWRKKSNLYLFKANSLVVYLVLVLFACFNWDQVITRFNIKYSKSVDKNYLVELKSPASLPDLLTMPPDEFDFTKEAFDLQNDYNYYSSYYYDKLFYRGNYTAKLHKRLYDFLNNLSNVDWRSWNLAASRTEKEIYRLSDEGKIAKLLLRKQKITNLKALKNLKTLEYINVAENQIKDLTPLSVMDKLVFLDVSQNGIYNLDSLSYIPNLKQLILSNNYINDFTKLKDFKTLTELNISENSGIIDISPLASLDKLTSLDISSNEIINAESLKSLINLKNLNISSMKNSETIKNLPVLAGLEEINLSKNNFKLDDISLIEKFKEFKNLKTIDISGNNLKNLYLLTDVKNPAFSLFFGWAEEKNAQPIFASLVKLTAASNAIRNLEALAYYPQLKYLDLSHNSLNSTETLKMLTELETLNLSNTSFVNFDDISKLSKLKTLNISSNMIPDISAMTLPAIEELDLSKNQLVNIERLTQMKNLKKLNLSQNLIYDISPILYLKKLETLDISTNSVSDYEVLYKMKQLKELKVSNITLDTYNSLKENLPNTRIIASQISKRSSK, via the coding sequence ATGAAAAAAAATGATTTTTTGCTGATTATTTCAGTGGCGCTTTACAGCGCATTGTTTTACAGGCAATCGCCGGGTATAAACTTCATGCTGTTTTCTTTTGCATTAATTATTTTGTTACTGATTAGAAACAAAACATTAATTAAAAACACCTATTGGTATGTAGCTGCGGCCGGAAGTATTGTTTCGGGGGTTTGTGTGATGTTGTACGGCACCTGGCTGGCATTTTTCGCCAATATGGTTTCATTAAGTTTAATATCAGCGCTAAGCATCAGCAAAAACTCGTCGGTATTGCTGGCGGGTATTTACGCTTTGTATTCCTATGTTTCATCCATTGGCTTTATGATTGTGGATTTTATTGAACGCCGCTCCACTAAAAACAAACCCATGGGAAGCAAATTCTGGATTAAACTTTCCATTGGTGTAGGAATTTTTGCGGTAATTGTGTTGTTTTTCTTCCTGTACCAACAATCCAACCCGCTTTTTAAAGACTTAACCCGAAAAATTAATCTCGATTTTATTTCTTGGCCATGGGTGCGATTTACATTTCTGGGATTTTTGATTTTATACGGGTTTTTCTATCACAGAAATTTTCCGGCAATTTACCGCTGGGATGTCAACATTCCAGAAAACCTGCAACAATCAAACTACGAAGAAAAAGGCAATATATTTTTCGGAAAAAAATTAAACGAAACGCTGGAGCGTCGCTCGGGAGTGATCCTGCTGGCCTTGCTTAATGTTTTGTTACTGGTAGTAAATGTGCTGGATGTAGTTTATCTGTGGATTACCAGACAATTGCCGGAAGGAATGACTCTGGCTGAATCGCTGCATCAGGGAACAGGGACTCTTATAGTTTCCATAGTGCTTGCAATTATAATAATTCTTTTCTATTTCAGGGGGTGCCTGAATTTTTCAGACAAAAACAAATATATCAAATGGCTGGCTTATGTATGGATATTACAAAATGTTTTTGTTTTAGTGTCAACAGGTTATCGTAACCTGCTTTATATCAGCGAATACAGTTTGACATACAAACGTTTGGGTGTTTATGTATGGTTGCTTTTAACAATACTCGGGCTTATCACTACTTTTTACAAACTTTGGCGTAAAAAAAGCAATCTTTACCTTTTTAAAGCCAACAGCTTGGTGGTTTATCTGGTGCTGGTGCTTTTCGCATGTTTCAACTGGGACCAGGTAATTACCCGCTTTAACATTAAATATTCAAAAAGTGTTGATAAAAATTATCTGGTGGAATTGAAATCCCCTGCCAGTTTACCCGACCTGCTTACCATGCCGCCGGATGAATTTGATTTTACCAAAGAAGCATTTGACCTGCAGAATGATTACAATTATTACAGCAGTTATTATTACGACAAATTGTTTTACCGGGGAAATTACACGGCCAAGCTTCACAAACGGCTGTACGATTTTCTGAACAACCTCAGCAACGTGGACTGGCGTTCGTGGAACCTGGCAGCAAGCCGCACCGAAAAAGAAATTTACCGGCTTAGTGATGAAGGAAAAATTGCCAAACTTTTGCTGCGCAAACAAAAGATAACAAACCTAAAGGCCCTTAAAAATCTTAAAACCCTTGAATATATCAATGTTGCGGAAAATCAAATCAAAGACCTTACCCCCCTTTCTGTTATGGACAAACTTGTTTTTCTGGATGTTTCGCAAAACGGAATTTATAATCTCGACAGCCTATCGTATATTCCTAATCTTAAGCAGCTGATTTTATCTAATAATTATATTAATGACTTTACGAAACTCAAAGATTTTAAAACACTCACGGAGTTAAACATTTCAGAAAATAGCGGGATTATTGACATTTCGCCGCTTGCTTCCCTCGACAAGCTTACTTCACTTGATATTTCTTCAAACGAGATAATAAATGCAGAAAGCCTGAAGAGTTTGATTAATCTGAAAAACCTCAACATCAGCAGTATGAAAAATTCTGAAACTATAAAAAATCTGCCGGTACTGGCCGGACTGGAAGAAATAAATCTCTCTAAAAATAATTTCAAACTGGACGATATTTCGCTGATTGAAAAATTCAAAGAGTTTAAAAACCTTAAAACCATTGATATTTCGGGCAACAATCTGAAAAATCTTTACCTGCTCACCGACGTAAAAAATCCGGCATTTTCTTTGTTTTTCGGCTGGGCAGAAGAAAAAAATGCACAGCCCATTTTTGCTTCACTCGTAAAACTTACGGCAGCATCAAACGCCATACGCAACCTGGAAGCATTGGCTTATTATCCCCAACTCAAGTACCTGGACTTGTCACACAACAGTCTGAACTCAACAGAAACACTTAAGATGCTTACCGAGCTGGAAACATTAAACCTGAGCAACACTTCCTTTGTGAATTTTGATGATATCTCAAAATTATCCAAACTTAAAACACTAAATATATCCTCTAATATGATTCCGGATATTTCAGCAATGACTCTGCCTGCAATTGAGGAGCTTGACCTGTCAAAGAATCAGCTGGTAAATATCGAACGATTAACCCAAATGAAAAACCTGAAAAAACTTAACCTGTCGCAAAACCTTATATATGATATATCACCCATATTGTATCTCAAAAAACTTGAAACACTTGATATTTCCACCAATTCAGTTTCTGATTATGAAGTGCTTTATAAAATGAAACAACTGAAAGAGTTAAAAGTCTCCAACATCACGCTCGATACATACAATTCGCTGAAGGAAAATCTACCAAATACACGCATCATTGCGAGCCAGATAAGCAAAAGAAGTTCAAAGTAA
- a CDS encoding transcriptional regulator: MSEEFDINNLNKVFESRIRLGVMSVLSVNESIDFNALKKLLNVTDGNLASHISALEKSEYIVVMKQFIGKKPRTTYKITKTGKEAFVKHLTFLENIIHKNIKDK; the protein is encoded by the coding sequence ATGAGCGAAGAATTTGATATAAATAATCTGAACAAGGTTTTTGAAAGCCGTATCCGGCTTGGGGTGATGTCGGTGCTGAGCGTAAATGAAAGCATTGATTTTAATGCGCTTAAAAAACTACTCAATGTTACTGATGGTAATCTAGCCAGCCATATCAGCGCTCTTGAAAAAAGTGAGTACATTGTAGTTATGAAACAGTTTATTGGTAAAAAGCCCCGAACTACTTATAAAATAACAAAAACGGGCAAAGAAGCCTTTGTGAAACACCTGACTTTTCTGGAAAATATTATTCATAAAAACATCAAAGACAAATAA
- a CDS encoding glutaredoxin family protein, with amino-acid sequence MKTSFLFTFGFLYSLFNVAQVIDSNKMAYQFFDTSCFVNGIHTITVYSKPGCGRCETVMNVLDKDTIPYQKIILNDSLSHILDAKIFKALPKPGISYGVKYPVLEIDDKLFFYIANHWEFANALKDFILRKK; translated from the coding sequence ATGAAAACGTCTTTCCTGTTTACTTTTGGCTTCTTGTATTCATTATTCAACGTGGCACAGGTGATTGACTCCAATAAAATGGCTTACCAGTTTTTCGACACATCATGTTTTGTTAACGGAATTCATACAATCACCGTTTATTCAAAACCGGGGTGTGGCCGTTGCGAAACAGTTATGAATGTACTTGATAAAGATACTATCCCCTATCAGAAAATCATTTTAAACGATTCTTTATCACATATTTTAGATGCAAAGATTTTTAAAGCACTGCCCAAACCCGGAATAAGTTATGGGGTAAAATATCCCGTACTCGAAATTGACGACAAACTTTTTTTCTACATTGCCAATCACTGGGAGTTTGCCAATGCACTTAAAGATTTTATATTGAGAAAAAAATAA
- a CDS encoding histidinol-phosphatase, with the protein MITTNYHTHTYFCDGSAEPGKYVLEAIHRELTSLGFSAHAPLPFQTTWNLAEANLGPYCGEINRLKQKYKEQIEIYLSLEIDYIPGVSQSFDLYSKNYNLDYTLGAVHLVKSPESKEIWFIDGPASNYDNGLKKIFKNDIQQAVAAYYTQLNEMIITQKPDIIAHFDKIKMNNRGRFFGENDAWYKKLLSQTIEIIAQSGCMVEVNTRGIYTGKCDSLYPGIEALKQCFDLKIPVTISSDAHKPTDINSYFEETEMVLKRIGFQNIRILKDGQWVDKAI; encoded by the coding sequence ATGATAACAACAAATTACCACACCCACACGTATTTTTGCGATGGCAGCGCTGAGCCGGGAAAATATGTGCTTGAAGCCATTCACAGAGAATTAACATCTTTAGGTTTCAGCGCCCATGCACCCTTGCCTTTTCAAACAACGTGGAATCTGGCAGAAGCCAATCTGGGACCATATTGCGGGGAGATTAACCGGCTAAAACAAAAATACAAAGAGCAAATAGAAATTTACCTTTCTTTAGAAATTGATTATATCCCGGGAGTTTCACAAAGTTTTGATTTGTATTCAAAAAACTATAATCTTGATTATACCTTAGGTGCCGTTCACCTGGTTAAAAGTCCCGAAAGCAAGGAAATATGGTTTATTGACGGGCCGGCAAGTAATTATGATAATGGGTTGAAAAAAATCTTTAAAAACGATATTCAACAAGCCGTTGCAGCATATTACACCCAGCTGAACGAAATGATAATTACGCAAAAGCCCGATATCATTGCACATTTCGATAAAATTAAAATGAACAACCGCGGCAGGTTTTTCGGCGAAAACGATGCGTGGTATAAAAAACTGCTGTCTCAAACAATTGAAATAATTGCTCAGAGCGGCTGCATGGTTGAAGTAAATACAAGAGGAATTTATACGGGCAAATGTGATTCGCTGTATCCGGGAATTGAAGCGCTGAAACAGTGTTTTGATTTAAAAATTCCTGTAACAATAAGTTCCGACGCGCACAAACCCACAGATATAAATTCTTATTTTGAAGAAACTGAAATGGTTTTAAAAAGAATTGGTTTTCAAAATATCCGAATTTTAAAAGACGGTCAATGGGTGGATAAAGCAATTTGA
- a CDS encoding peptidylprolyl isomerase has product MLKAIIKTVKGDMTVSFYEKDAPGTVKNFVDLAKKGFYNGLTFHRVIPDFVIQGGCPHGTGVGGPGYTIKCELDGGNQYHDRGVLSMAHAGRDTGGSQFFICHSRQNTAHLDRKHTCFGKVVEGMEVIDAIRQGDVINAVEIIEEQK; this is encoded by the coding sequence ATGTTAAAAGCAATTATTAAAACAGTTAAGGGCGATATGACCGTCAGCTTTTATGAAAAAGATGCCCCGGGCACAGTGAAAAATTTTGTTGACCTGGCAAAAAAAGGTTTTTATAACGGGCTCACATTCCATCGTGTTATTCCGGATTTTGTGATACAGGGAGGTTGCCCTCACGGAACCGGAGTTGGCGGGCCGGGTTATACTATTAAATGCGAACTGGACGGTGGCAATCAATATCACGACCGGGGCGTTTTGTCTATGGCGCATGCAGGAAGGGATACCGGCGGCTCACAGTTTTTTATCTGCCACAGCCGCCAGAACACAGCTCACTTAGACAGAAAACACACTTGTTTCGGAAAAGTTGTTGAAGGAATGGAAGTTATTGACGCCATCCGCCAGGGTGATGTTATCAATGCTGTTGAAATTATCGAAGAACAGAAATAA
- a CDS encoding superoxide dismutase, whose translation MMFELPKLPYEMNALEPFISQKTIEFHYGKHHQAYVTNLNKLIPGTEFENATLEEIIKKANGGIFNNGAQVWNHTFYWNSISPNPKPKPEGTLADAINNKFGSFEGFKEKFSSACVTLFGSGWAWLVKTSDGGLDIIQESNAGNPLRNGLVPLLTCDVWEHAYYLDFQNRRPDYVAEFWKYVNWDVVEQRF comes from the coding sequence ATTATGTTTGAATTACCTAAACTACCTTATGAAATGAATGCCCTTGAGCCGTTTATTTCACAAAAAACCATCGAATTCCATTATGGCAAACACCACCAGGCCTATGTAACCAACCTCAACAAATTAATTCCCGGCACTGAATTTGAAAATGCCACACTGGAAGAAATTATAAAAAAAGCCAACGGCGGAATTTTCAATAATGGCGCGCAGGTGTGGAACCATACATTTTACTGGAACAGCATATCTCCAAACCCAAAACCAAAGCCCGAAGGAACATTGGCCGATGCGATAAATAATAAATTCGGCAGTTTTGAAGGATTTAAAGAAAAATTTTCTTCAGCTTGCGTTACCCTTTTTGGCTCAGGCTGGGCATGGTTGGTAAAAACCTCTGATGGCGGTTTGGATATTATTCAGGAAAGTAATGCAGGAAATCCATTGCGTAACGGGCTTGTTCCTCTTTTAACCTGTGACGTTTGGGAACACGCTTATTATCTCGATTTTCAGAACCGCAGACCGGATTATGTGGCCGAATTCTGGAAATATGTCAACTGGGATGTTGTAGAACAAAGATTCTAA
- a CDS encoding aminopeptidase, whose translation MNEALKKAALIALRDCMGLKAEETLLIVTDETKKEIAEALHEAGKELCRESFLVEIKSREINGQEPPKQIADLMKIVDVVVCPTAKSLTHTDARREASKLGVRVGTMPGITVDCMIRCLNADIEKIVNLTEYIAEKMAGVKNVRVVTEKGTDIIMPVGGRNVLPSKGVMRNRGESGNLPSGEVYLAPWEGKTNGIVVIDGSMAGVGMLNTSITIEVVNGYAEKITGGEEAERLIVMLDKVGRDARAVAEFGIGTNYKAQLTGMILEDEKVFGTIHVAFGNNVSMGGNITVSSHLDGLVKEPDVYFDDVLIMQKGKMIGFEI comes from the coding sequence ATGAATGAAGCATTAAAAAAAGCAGCCCTCATTGCACTCAGAGATTGCATGGGGCTTAAAGCAGAAGAAACCCTGCTCATCGTTACAGACGAAACCAAAAAAGAAATTGCAGAGGCTTTACACGAAGCTGGGAAAGAACTTTGCAGGGAATCATTCCTGGTAGAGATCAAATCGCGCGAGATCAACGGGCAGGAACCTCCAAAACAAATAGCCGATCTGATGAAAATAGTTGATGTGGTTGTGTGCCCAACGGCAAAATCGCTGACACATACCGATGCCCGCCGTGAAGCATCAAAACTGGGAGTCAGGGTAGGTACGATGCCCGGAATTACCGTTGATTGCATGATTCGTTGCCTGAATGCTGATATTGAAAAAATTGTTAACCTGACGGAATATATTGCAGAAAAAATGGCGGGAGTGAAGAACGTCAGAGTGGTTACAGAAAAGGGAACAGATATTATCATGCCTGTCGGCGGGCGCAATGTGCTTCCCAGCAAAGGTGTCATGCGTAATAGAGGAGAAAGCGGAAACCTGCCTTCCGGAGAAGTATACCTTGCTCCGTGGGAAGGCAAAACAAACGGGATAGTTGTGATAGATGGTTCTATGGCGGGTGTAGGAATGTTGAACACATCCATAACTATTGAGGTTGTGAATGGCTATGCCGAAAAAATTACCGGGGGCGAAGAAGCAGAACGGCTGATTGTCATGCTGGATAAGGTTGGCAGAGATGCCCGTGCGGTGGCAGAATTTGGCATAGGAACCAATTATAAAGCACAACTAACCGGGATGATCCTGGAAGATGAAAAAGTTTTTGGCACCATTCATGTAGCTTTCGGAAACAATGTGAGCATGGGAGGAAATATCACGGTGAGCAGTCATTTGGACGGACTTGTGAAAGAGCCGGATGTATATTTTGACGATGTGCTCATCATGCAAAAAGGGAAAATGATAGGATTTGAAATTTAA